A stretch of the Streptomyces ortus genome encodes the following:
- a CDS encoding anti-sigma factor antagonist (This anti-anti-sigma factor, or anti-sigma factor antagonist, belongs to a family that includes characterized members SpoIIAA, RsbV, RsfA, and RsfB.): protein MSKPTLSAQAGGSCAVFGGGPPGLAREPATAALKVETHRTGERIAVVATGEIDMDTCPALRHTLGEALAESVRGVDLDLAGVDFCDCSGLNVLLLVHRRASADGKTVAVRSASRAVERLLTLSDTSSLFRPASDDDRGSPRGNEDPHHGTKHSTTEERSLSGDATEAVELVDTTDTTDTTDTADAEQSLRVEILQLRRAMQTRPVIDLARGVLMASFGLDPDDAWSVLVAVSQNANIKLFHLAESTVAAVTGEPLPEALRQQLSAAVAEVTASRAATQRSEP, encoded by the coding sequence ATGTCGAAACCAACGCTTTCCGCGCAGGCCGGGGGTTCTTGCGCAGTCTTCGGCGGAGGGCCGCCCGGTCTCGCGCGGGAGCCCGCCACCGCGGCCCTGAAGGTCGAGACGCATCGCACCGGTGAGCGGATCGCCGTCGTGGCGACCGGTGAGATCGACATGGACACCTGCCCGGCGCTGCGGCACACCCTGGGTGAAGCCCTCGCCGAGTCGGTACGCGGGGTCGACCTCGACCTGGCGGGAGTCGACTTCTGCGACTGCTCCGGACTCAACGTCCTGCTGCTCGTCCACCGACGCGCGTCGGCGGACGGCAAGACGGTCGCCGTACGCTCCGCGAGCCGCGCCGTCGAGCGACTGCTCACGCTCTCGGACACCTCGTCACTGTTCAGGCCCGCGAGCGACGACGACCGCGGCAGCCCTCGCGGGAACGAGGACCCGCACCACGGCACGAAGCACAGCACCACGGAGGAGAGATCGTTGTCCGGTGACGCCACGGAGGCCGTCGAACTGGTCGACACCACCGACACCACCGACACCACTGACACCGCCGACGCGGAGCAGAGTCTGCGCGTGGAGATCCTCCAGCTGCGGCGCGCCATGCAGACGCGGCCGGTCATCGATCTGGCCCGCGGGGTCCTGATGGCGTCTTTCGGGCTGGATCCCGACGACGCGTGGAGCGTACTCGTCGCGGTCTCGCAGAACGCCAACATCAAGCTGTTCCACCTCGCCGAGAGCACGGTGGCCGCCGTCACGGGCGAGCCGCTGCCCGAGGCCCTGCGCCAGCAACTGTCCGCGGCGGTCGCCGAAGTCACCGCGAGCCGCGCGGCGACGCAGCGATCGGAGCCGTGA
- a CDS encoding helix-turn-helix transcriptional regulator: MGDVPETHTGWTFLTNHARVLAAIAENQNTRIRDIAARCRLTERAVQKIISDLEQDGYLTHTRQGRTNEYRIEPGTILRHPADAGLSVAGLLSLLEQHDAERDTGPPSPRKAPAAERDPRPDR; encoded by the coding sequence ATGGGTGATGTACCTGAGACGCATACCGGCTGGACGTTCCTCACCAATCACGCCCGGGTGCTGGCCGCGATCGCCGAGAACCAGAACACGCGCATCCGTGACATCGCGGCCCGCTGCAGGCTGACCGAGCGTGCCGTGCAGAAGATCATTTCCGATCTGGAGCAGGACGGCTATCTCACCCACACCCGGCAGGGGCGCACGAACGAATACCGCATCGAGCCGGGGACGATCCTGCGCCACCCGGCCGACGCCGGCCTGTCCGTCGCCGGTCTGCTGTCCCTGCTGGAGCAGCACGACGCCGAGCGCGATACGGGGCCGCCGTCGCCGCGGAAGGCACCGGCCGCCGAGCGGGACCCCCGCCCCGACCGCTGA